In Toxoplasma gondii ME49 chromosome VIII, whole genome shotgun sequence, a single genomic region encodes these proteins:
- a CDS encoding GTP-binding protein, putative (encoded by transcript TGME49_233260): protein MGILERIKEIEAEMARTQKNKATEHHLGGLKAKLARLRSQLLDPPKGSGGGKGDGFDVARQGDARVCMIGFPSVGKSTLLNSLTATSSQPSAMTVGASGTSAGTDSVKQLSAVGAYEFTTLCCQPSVFYVNNAKIQLLDLPGIIEGAAEGRGRGRQVIAVAHSCDLILVVLDATKDDRQQQLLVRELEAVGIRLNKRPPNISLRVKKGGGLTVNFTVPCPRLNLKTVQQILQEYKIFNADVVIREDCSADDFIDVVEGNRKYVRCIYVYNKVDMLPLDEIDKIARRPYSVVISSSALWNLEQLKERIWEELGISRVYTKKKGQFPDFEDPVVMTEQRGPCTVETAVSMIHKELLKDFKFALVWGSSAKHSPQHVGLSHRLADEDVLQIFKRI from the exons ATGGGGATTCTAGAG CGTATCAAGGAAATTGAGGCCGAAATGGCCCGCACTCAAAAGAACAAAGCCACAGAG CACCATCTCGGCGGACTGAAAGCGAAACTCGCGCGGCTTCGCTCGCAGCTCCTTGACCCTCCAAAGGGATCTGGAGGCGGCAAGGGCGACGGATTTGACGTGGCCAG GCAAGGAGATGCGCGCGTATGCATGATTGGATTTCCGTCTGTTGGAAAGTCGACGTTGCTGAATTCCTTGACGGCGACGTCTTCTCAGCCGAGCGCCATGACGGTGGGAGCGTCTGGGACGTCTGCGGGCACAGACTCTGTAAAGCAGCTCTCGGCTGTCG GAGCCTACGAGTTTACGACGTTGTGCTGCCAGCCGTCAGTGTTTTACGTGAACAACGCGAAGATCCAGCTACTGGACTTGCCTGGAATTATCGAAGGCGCAGCTGAAGGCCGCGGCAGAGGGCGACAG GTGATTGCTGTGGCACACAGCTGCGATTTAATTCTCGTCGTCCTCGACGCGACCAAAGATGATCGACAGCAACAACTTCTTGTCAG GGAGCTCGAGGCGGTCGGCATTCGCCTCAACAAGCGCCCACCAAAT aTCTCGCTGCGCGtcaagaagggaggaggtTTGACGGTGAACTTTACCGTACCGTGCCCCCGG CTGAATCTGAAGACCGTTCAACAAATCCTGCAGGAATACAAAATATTCAATGCCGACGTCGTTATTCGCGAAGACTGCTCC GCGGACGACTTCATCGACGTCGTGGAAGGCAATCGCAAATATGTTCGCTGCATCTACGTGTACAACAAGGTCGACATGCTGCCTCTGGACGAGATCGATAAGATTGCGAGAAG ACCCTACAGCGTCGTCATCAGCAGCAGCGCCCTGTGGAACCTCGAGCAGCTGAAAGAGCGCATTTGGGAGGAACTTGGCATTTCGAGGGTGtacacgaagaagaaggggcAATTTCCTGACTTCGAAGACCCTGTCGTCATGACAGAGCAACGAG GGCCTTGCACAGTGGAGACAGCTGTGTCGATGATCCACAAGGAACTTCTGAAGGACTTCAAGTTCGCGCTCGTCTGGGGTTCCAGCGCGAAACACAGCCCTCAGCACGTTGGCTTAA GTCACCGTCTCGCCGACGAGGACGTCCTCCAGATCTTCAAGAGAATTTGA
- a CDS encoding MORN repeat-containing protein (encoded by transcript TGME49_233270) → MAEAVPVPSHLDSNGEITARPSEGLPCGTIKFPDGGTYVGEYKLVERNKNLEYTYHGKGSYTRGSYSCSGVWRDGQFARGTIKFESGDSFDGQVFNGLFHGWGRYTWANGEQSYEGTWRHGLMSGTGTLRIKASVPLRVHPEEVSEASNTPWPTHQIVTGCFHHGRLHEAPGVQMAMQEEFTNQYVAEWRETAIHSLRDMEAALRQGLDISGYLAGSGSGSPGTVSSSSGGEPSKGIMKPTSAGSASVETDSRAKGMKKTSARTTVRSISGKQVSSINAGCDANPRIWLPSSDFAAETFVAPPYPQVSDFHADGISRLVGLLCADVGGTPAMACEIRVPLADAELSQLVTVDPSRVRNEGRKFGCGSGQIVEVTARMDGSGSLLASIALLNCNHLTSVSAAAYFRVIGLSLLSPQQLRRLK, encoded by the coding sequence ATGGCAGAAGCTGTTCCAGTGCCGAGCCATTTGGACAGCAACGGCGAGATCACCGCGAGACCGTCGGAGGGTTTGCCCTGTGGCACGATTAAATTTCCAGACGGGGGTACATATGTTGGCGAATACAAGCTTGTGGAGAGAAATAAGAACCTCGAATACACATATCACGGAAAGGGCAGCTACACAAGAGGGAGCTACAGCTGCTCGGGAGTGTGGCGCGACGGGCAGTTCGCAAGAGGAACTATAAAGTTCGAGAGCGGAGACTCCTTCGATGGGCAGGTGTTTAACGGTCTTTTCCACGGTTGGGGACGTTATACATGGGCCAACGGTGAACAGTCTTATGAAGGAACTTGGAGACATGGTCTAATGTCAGGGACAGGCACGTTGCGCATCAAGGCTTCTGTGCCTCTGAGGGTGCATCCCGAGGAGGTATCCGAGGCATCAAACACACCCTGGCCGACACACCAAATTGTCACAGGCTGCTTTCATCATGGCAGGCTGCACGAGGCTCCAGGCGTCCAAATGGCAATGCAGGAGGAATTCACGAATCAGTATGTAGCCGAATGGCGTGAAACAGCCATACATAGTCTACGCGACATGGAGGCAGCCCTCCGGCAAGGACTAGATATATCAGGATACCTGGCGGGAAGTGGCTCAGGATCACCGGGGACTGTGAGCTCCAGTTCAGGCGGGGAACCCTCCAAGGGCATCATGAAACCAACTTCCGCAGGAAGCGCCTCTGTCGAAACCGACTCTCGTGCGAAGGGCATGAAGAAAACCAGTGCCCGAACCACGGTGAGAAGCATTTCTGGCAAACAGGTGTCGTCAATAAACGCAGGCTGTGACGCCAACCCGAGGATCTGGTTGCCCTCGAGCGACTTCGCCGCCGAGACATTTGTCGCCCCTCCTTATCCACAGGTGTCCGATTTTCATGCTGATGGAATTTCTCGATTAGTGGGTCTCTTATGCGCCGACGTTGGCGGCACTCCTGCGATGGCCTGTGAGATACGTGTGCCACTTGCAGACGCTGAACTTTCTCAGCTGGTCACGGTGGATCCATCACGCGTCCGCAACGAAGGACGAAAATTTGGTTGTGGCTCTGGACAAATCGTAGAAGTGACAGCGCGTATGGATGGATCAGGTTCTTTGCTAGCTTCTATCGCTCTGTTGAACTGCAACCATCTCACATCTGTTTCTGCTGCGGCATATTTCCGAGTTATAGGActctctttgctgtctccACAGCAACTACGCCGGTTAAAATGA